AAGAAGTCCATTACGAGGTCACCTTCATTGGACGTGGATTCAATAACACGCTTTAAGAGAATTTCAGAGTTTTCGGTAGGGAAACCCCAAGATGTTGAGTAACCATAAATATCCGTCCAATTCGAATCCAAAACTTCTTTGATTTCTTCCTCCACCCAATACTTAGGAACTGGGACGTCAGAACCACATTGCGGACAACCATTCCACAACCCTTTCGTTTTATCGTGGATATAACCACAATTTCTGCATTCCAGAATCAATTTTCCTTCACTTATCATTTGATCTATTCTCTCTTGAGAAAACTTCCAGTGTTTACCTTCCGGTGGAGAAAGGTGTTTTCCAAAAAATACTTTAGGTGTGCCTTGACCAGATGAGTCTCCCATGTGTCTCCAGAAACCTTGCCTCTTTTCGGATCTTAATTTATATGGGTTCACAAATGAAAATGCGCTACTTACAGCATATAAAAAGATCGTATCTAACCCTTCGGGTAGCTTTTTAACATTGTTTTCCATAACATTTTTCTTAAATCTTCTAACTGTTATCTCATTTCTAAAGTTTTTTGCTTCAAAAATCTCGTTCATCACTCCCCGTACTATCCAATTACCGTTGTAATCACATCTTACAAAAATACTACCACTATCCTTTAAAAACTCGCGAGCTAACGTTAACCTGTTCTCAAGCATGGAAGCCCATGTGGCGTCTTTGTATTTAACGTTATACAAGTAATCAGCATCTTGTTCTTTGTTAAATGGAGGATCAATATATATTGTTTGAACTTTTTCTTTGAACTTCGGCAAAATTGTTTTCAGTGCTTGGTAGTTCTCACTGCGAATGAGTATTCCGTCAAGAGCTTCGTCTAAATTATCAAAAAGGGATAGAATTTCAGGTTCTAAGTCTTTAAAGTATCTTGTATCTATAGGCAAATATTTGTACTTTTTGTTCTTTGTTTCGAAAAGATCCGTGTTCAGAACATCTCCAAACGTAAATCCTTCTTCTACGATGCCAAGTTCGACCCATTCTTTTACTTGCAGCCCTAAGTTCGGGTGATTCGCAATTTTGTTAATGATTTCATTGGGGAGTCTATCTATTGTGATAACATAGTTACTGTTGAAGACAAACTTAGGCTTGTTCCAAATCTTTACTAACTCATTTTCGAATTGAGCTATAAATTCAATTATTTTCCCCGCTACATGCTTAAATGTTTGTATTTCCATTACTCTTTTCGGTGTCCAAATATTCTCTGAATCAAACATGTATTGATATACAAACATATCAAGTTGTTCTTTGAGGAACTTTTCTGCATCCTTGTTTATGAAATAATCCACTTCAGATTGCTTATTAAATATGCTTATAGCCTTCTCCACATCATCCGTAGTTACTCTCTCAAGCATCTCTGCAATCTCATGTGACTGAATCTGCTTAGATTGTGCTCTTACCTGCCTGACTATGTCCTCAACATTTGTTTGCTTATTACCCTCTTTGTAGTAACCTTCAAGTACTATTCTGCCTTTTTCATCTATTCCCTTGAATGTGAAGTTCATCTCTTTTTTCTCATTAGCCTTTTTGTGCTCCAGGTTACTGACATCGAACCAGAATACAATATCAGTACCGTTAATCCCTTTGATTTTTACTTCCATGCTCTGATATCTTTTTTCTGTTTTAACGTAATAAAGCATTCGTGTCTTCCAAAAAAGCGCAACATCGTTTTCTGGATCATATATGCGTTCATATATCTTCTCACTCCAAGAAGTGTATGTAAAGTAGATCGACCCACTTTCAGAAAAGTATCGTTTGAAGAAAGTATATAGTTTCTCGAACAGTTCTTCTCTGAAATCTTCTATGCCTTTAGTTTCAAGTTCCTGAGTTATTAGATCAGCAAGTTTTGGTTTAACGACATTGTTGTAATATGCGCTTTTGAATTTCATGAGGTTGATGTATCCTGATTTACCCTCAATTTGAGCACCAATGAATAGATCCTCAAGGGCTTTATAGAAATCCGATTCGAACTTACTCATTTCCATAGTCTATTTCCTCCTGTTCTAAGGATTCAAACCCGAGACTCTCATATGCTTCCTGAATTCGAAGCTCTAATTCCTCGAGGAATTCCTCTGAGCTTTTGCAATTTTGAAGCAGGTTATATAGTTCATCAACACCTGTGTTCACAAATTCTTCGAAAACAGCATACATATCCTTCGATGATTTCTTCTCACTGCCCTCTGCATCGTTCTTAGAAGTCAGTTCATATATTGCGGCAATGTATTTTTGGAAGTCCTTGTACTCATCTTTTTCAAGGAATTCACCACGTGAAACGTCTACTTTATCACCATTTGAAACTCTGCGTTCGCTAAGATAAAAACCATAAAAACCTGCAAGTAGATAAAGTTTTATCTTTCGTACCTGCGATAAAATTTCTTTCGTCCTGGAGATTATCTCATCTAATTTTTTGTTTCTTTCAGAATCAAGCTTAAGTATTATTGTTTCTGCCCCCATTGTATTCACAGCTCCTTACTTTATTTTTATAACATTTGTCACGTAATAACTTCCTCTGTTTTGTGGTTCGAGATAATGAATAGTTGATGAATAGTTCATAAGTTCTTTCTCTAAGCTGTTGTATTCCTGGTCAGTCATTGTGATAATGATTTGTCTTTCTTCGGAAAGTTTTGAGAGAAGATGTATGAGTTCATAATATGCTTCTCCTGAAATGTTAGTCAGGGGTCTATCTATAAAGATGGGAAGCTCAACACCTGCTACTTGATGTATTGCTAAAGCAAGAGCCAAAGTTAAAATGGAACGTTCGCCTCCGGAAAGCTCTTTAATTTGAACTTGGCCAAATTTGTCCGTGACCGTAAGATCGAAGTTTTCTGATAGTGAAATGTTTTCTATAAGTTCTTTTTTCCACATTACTCGGTTAATAAATTCTCTCATATGTTTCGTAATCTCCGTACATATG
The DNA window shown above is from Fervidobacterium changbaicum and carries:
- a CDS encoding site-specific DNA-methyltransferase — protein: MEMSKFESDFYKALEDLFIGAQIEGKSGYINLMKFKSAYYNNVVKPKLADLITQELETKGIEDFREELFEKLYTFFKRYFSESGSIYFTYTSWSEKIYERIYDPENDVALFWKTRMLYYVKTEKRYQSMEVKIKGINGTDIVFWFDVSNLEHKKANEKKEMNFTFKGIDEKGRIVLEGYYKEGNKQTNVEDIVRQVRAQSKQIQSHEIAEMLERVTTDDVEKAISIFNKQSEVDYFINKDAEKFLKEQLDMFVYQYMFDSENIWTPKRVMEIQTFKHVAGKIIEFIAQFENELVKIWNKPKFVFNSNYVITIDRLPNEIINKIANHPNLGLQVKEWVELGIVEEGFTFGDVLNTDLFETKNKKYKYLPIDTRYFKDLEPEILSLFDNLDEALDGILIRSENYQALKTILPKFKEKVQTIYIDPPFNKEQDADYLYNVKYKDATWASMLENRLTLAREFLKDSGSIFVRCDYNGNWIVRGVMNEIFEAKNFRNEITVRRFKKNVMENNVKKLPEGLDTIFLYAVSSAFSFVNPYKLRSEKRQGFWRHMGDSSGQGTPKVFFGKHLSPPEGKHWKFSQERIDQMISEGKLILECRNCGYIHDKTKGLWNGCPQCGSDVPVPKYWVEEEIKEVLDSNWTDIYGYSTSWGFPTENSEILLKRVIESTSNEGDLVMDFFLGSGTTIAVAHKLKRKWIGIEMGEHFYTVILPRIKKVLAYDKSGISKEQDVKDKYNEKNAGGFFKYYELEQYEDVLRNTKYEHADIYLRPSAGKDEFSEYIFMRAPKFVEDVVKKENNEFKISFEKLYPEKSIDIAETLSNVLGEKIIKISENYVVLEKTGRIDFDKIPVEYISNLIWW